The DNA segment ATCGCCATTCGCGAGCAAGCCCGCTCCCACATTCGACCGCGATCCTATTGAAGGAATGCGATCAAATGTGGGAGCGGGCTTGCTCGCGAAGGGGCCTTCGAAACCTCAGTAATCATCCCCGCGTTCGGTAACGTCCTTCTCGACCATCGGCGCATCCGGGTCCTGTCCCTCGGGGAATTTCCCCTTCAGATTCCACGCAAACGCGATGATCTCGGCAATCGTGCGGTACAGCTCCTCGGGGATGCTGTCGCCCAGTTCCATGCGCGCCAGCAGCCGCACCAGCTCGGCGTTTTCATAGATCGGCACTTCACAGTCACGGGCGATGCGCAGGATTTCTTCGGCCAGTTCCTCGTCGCCCTTGGCGGTGAGGGTCGGGGCGTGGTTGCCGTCGTATTTGAGGGCGATGGCCTGGCGTGGAGCAGTGGAATCGTTCATGCGGTTTCGTCGACCCAGCGGTGTTCGAGGCGGGTGTGGTTGCCTTGCGGCGGGGTGCCGAGGTGGCAGTCGAGATCGCCGACGTTCAGCCCGCGATCGAGCAGGCGTTGGCGCAGCGCGAACAGATTGGTTTCGATCAGGTCGGCGGTGTATGGGCGTTCGGCCCAGAGCTGGCTCGACAGGCTGCCGGCAATCAACTGCGCCTGAATCTGCATCGGTCCCAGCGGTTCCATGTCAAAGGCCAGATCGACGCGCCACAGCTGCTGTTTGGGTTCGCGCTCGTCGCGGCGTTCGTTGGGTTGCGGTTCTCTTTCCGGCGCTTCTTCGCGCTGAAACTTGACCTGCAACGGCACGATGTCCTGCAGGTTGCGCATGGGGATTTCCAGCTGCCAGGTGCTGAGCAGACGGCCGTCATCGGTGACACCGGTCTGTTCCAGGCTCGACAGCTGATGGCTTTGCAGGCGCGACACGGCGGCTGCAGCGAGGCGCAGCAGATGCTCAAGATCGCCTTCGCCGTCGAGGCTTTGCAGCAGACGGTCGGGCAGCGGGAAACTGCTCGGCAGCGGTTTGGCGCTGACCTGGCCGAGGGTGCCGAGGGCGTTGCGCACGAAACTCGGCAGCGCTTGCGCCAGGGTGTTGGCGGCGATGATCGCGTTGAAACTGGCATTGCCCGGCGCACCCGGAGACAGTTGCGCGATCAACTTGAGCAGATCGGCTTTCATGTCCGGGGCCAGCGCCGGATTCTGTCCGGTCAGCAATTTGGCTTCGAGGAAGGCGCCGCTGCCGGCCAGGGCCAGGGCGACGCCTTTGGCAGTGCTCATCTGCTGCACGTCGGGCAGGTTGGCGAGCAGGCGCGTAACGGCGGTGCGCAGATCCTGCGAAGTCTGATCGTCGTCGGCCGGCAGGTTCTGCAAGGCGTTGAGCAAACCGTCCAGCGAACCTTGGCGGCTCTGTTGGCCGAGCAGTTGCTGGCTCACCGCCAATTGCTCCTGACGGCTGCTCAGTGGCACGAACTTGAGGGTTTGCGAGTCTTCGACCAGTGCCGAGAGCAGAGTGCCGATGCGCAGCGGCGTCGGGCTGTCGATGTCCAGCGTGGCACCGCTCTGCGCGGTGTTGAGCAGGCTCACCAGCGAGCGGTACACCGTCGGCTGTCCCGGCACTTGCGGCAGTGTCTGCGAGGTCAGCACCTTGCCTTGCAGCAGCGTGCCCACCGGCAACTGCGCCGTATCGATGCGGGTGAGGGCGGCGACGCTGCTGGCAATCGCCTGTTGCACGGTGATCGCCAGATTGCCCGCCGATGGCTGAGTGACCGCCAGGTTGGTCCCGGTCGGCAGCGGCAGGGTGCTGGTGGCCTGCACGGTGGTCTGCCGGCCACCGTCGACGGTGACCTTGAGCAGCAGTTGAAAGGTCTGATCCGCCTGCTTGAGTGACAACACCTCGGCCTGGGCGCTTTGCCCGGCGCCGATCAAGCCTTCGACCGGGGTCAACAGCTTGAGCAACTCACCGCTCATCACCAGCGGACGCGTGTTCGCCGGGGTGGTGGGCGGGAGCGGGAGGATGTTCATTTCACCTGTCATACGCGGACACAACCTGAGGAAATTGCACGCTTGGGAGTAAGGCACGCCATGTATAATGCCGCGCGTCTTGCGCTTCGTTCAGAAAACATAGCAATTGTTTGATCCAGCTCTCTGATTCGCACCGTCATTGCATTTATCCTGCATCTCTTTAACGGCCGCGCCAGAGCCGACTTGAACCGTATAAGGCCCGTGATCCCTTGACCAGCCCTGTCCTGCAAACCGTTGCCCTTGCCTGTGAGCGAGACCTGCGGCTGCTCTTCGAAAATCTCGAATTGCGACTGGCCAGTGGCGATATGGTGCAGATCAGCGGCCCCAACGGCAGCGGCAAGACCAGTCTGCTGCGCCTGTTGTCCGGGTTGATGCAGCCGACCAGCGGTCAGGTGCTGCTCAACGGCCAGCCTCTGACCGCACAGCCGAGCGAACTGGCGCGCAACCTGTTGTGGATCGGCCACGCCGCCGGAATCAAGGACCTGCTGACCCCCGAAGAGAACCTGTCCTGGCTCTGCGCCCTGCATCGGCCGGCCGAACGCGAGGCGATCTGGCAGGCATTGGCTGCCGTAGGATTGCGCGGTTTCGAAGATGTTCCCTGCCACACCCTGTCTGCCGGTCAGCAACGCCGCGTGGCACTGGCGCGGTTGTATCTGGACAGCCCGCCGCTGTGGATTCTCGACGAGCCATTCACCGCGCTCGACAAACAGGGGGTGGCGCAACTTGAAGAACACCTGGCCGGCCACTGCGAACGCGGCGGTCTGGTGGTGTTGACCACGCACCACACACTGAGCCGGATGCCGGCCGGTTATCGCGATATCGATCTGGGGAACTGGGCAGTATGAGTGTGTTCGGCCTGCTGGTTGCCCGTGAGTCCCGTCTGCTGTTTCGTCGCCCGGCGGAACTGGCCAATCCGCTGATTTTCTTCGCCATTGTCATCGCTTTGTTCCCGCTGGCCGTCGGCCCGGAAACTCAAGTCTTGCAAAACCTGTCCCCGGGGTTAGTCTGGGTGGCCGCGCTGTTGTCGGTCCTGCTCTCGCTGGACGGACTGTTTCGCAGTGATTTCGAAGATGGCTCCCTGGAACAGTGGGTCCTTTCGCCGCATCCGCTGCCCCTATTGGTGCTGGCCAAGGTGCTGGCACACTGGTTGTTCTCGGGACTGGCACTGGTTCTGCTCTCGCCGTTGCTGGCGTTGATGCTCGGTTTGCCGGTCGCCTGTCTGCCGGTGTTGCTGTTGTCGTTGCTGCTGGGTACACCGGTGTTGAGCTTGCTCGGCGCGGTGGGCGCGGCGCTGACGGTCGGTTTGAAACGTGGCGGCCTGTTGCTGGCGTTGTTGATTCTGCCGTTGTACATCCCGGTGTTGATCCTTGGCAGTGGCGCCTTGCAGGCCGCCTTGCAAGGCATGCCGGCGACCGGGTATCTGCTGTGGCTGGGTAGCCTGACCGCCCTGGCGATCACCCTGACACCTTTTGCAATAGCTGCTGGCCTGAAGATCAGCGTCGGCGAATAATGAGGTCTGGTTAAAATTTAACCAGCAAAGACCCTGAGACCGCTCACACCGATGAGCGGCACCCGTGATGGAAACAGTATGAACTGGACCTGGTTTCACAAGCTCGGCTCGCCCAAGTGGTTCTACGGCATCAGCAGCCGGTTTCTGCCGTGGCTGAGCATTGCCGCGTTGCTGTTGATCAGCGTTGGCGTCGTCTGGGGCCTGGCCTTCGCGCCGCCGGATTATCAGCAGGGCAACAGCTTCCGCATCATCTACATCCACGTGCCGGCGGCGATGCTCGCGCAGTCGATCTACGTGATGCTGGCGGTGTGCGGCGTGGTCGGGCTGGTGTGGAAGATGAAACTGGCTGACGTCGCGCTGCAATGCGCCGCGCCGATCGGCGCATGGATGACCGCGGTGGCGCTGGTTACCGGGGCGATCTGGGGCAAGCCGACCTGGGGTTCGTGGTGGGTCTGGGATGCGCGGCTGACGTCGATGCTGATTCTGCTGTTCCTGTATTTCGGGGTGATCGCGCTGGGCAATGCCATCAGCAACCGTGACAGCGCCGCCAAGGCCTGCGCGGTACTGGCGATCGTCGGGGTGATCAACATTCCGATCATCAAATACTCGGTGGAGTGGTGGAACACCCTGCACCAGGGCGCGACCTTCACCCTCACTGAGAAACCTGCGATGCCCGCGGAAATGTGGCTGCCGCTGCTGCTGACGGTGCTGGGGTTCTATTGCTTCTTCGGTGCGGTGCTGTTGCTGCGTATGCGCCTTGAAGTGCTCAAGCGCGAAGCTCGCGCCAGTTGGGTGAAAGAAGAAGTGCAGAACAGTCTGGAGGCTGCGCGATGAGTTTCGCTTCATTCGGCGACTTCCTCGCCATGGGCCATCACGGCCTATACGTCTGGTCGGCCTACGGCATCTGTCTGGCGGTGCTGATCCTCAACGTGGTCGCACCGATTGCGGCCCGCAAGCGCTATCTGCAACAAGAGGCGCGTCGTCTGCGCCGGGAGAACGGCAAGTGAATCCGCTGCGCAAAAAACGTCTGATCATCATTCTGGCGATTCTGGTCGGGGTCGGCGCTGCCGTCGGCCTGGCTCTCAGCGCCCTGCAGGAAAACATCAACCTGTTTTACACGCCGACCCAGATCGCCAACGGCGAAGCCCCGCACGACACGCGCATCCGCGCCGGCGGCATGGTCGAGAAGGGTTCGCTGCAACGCTCGCCGGACTCGCTGGACGTCAAGTTCATCGTGACCGACTTCAACAAATCCGTGACCATCACTTACCGCGGCATCCTCCCGGATCTGTTCCGCGAAGGGCAGGGCATCGTCGCCCTGGGCAAACTCAACGCGGACGGCGTAGTGGTGGCCGATGAAGTGCTGGCCAAGCACGATGAGAAGTACATGCCGCCGGAAGTGACCAAAGCGTTGAAAGACAGTGGTCAATCGGCACCGACCCAAGCGAAGGAGGGTTGATCGATGACTTCTGCACTGTTTATTCCTGAACTCGGTCACCTGGCGATGATTCTGGCGCTGTGTTTCGCGCTGGTGCAGGCCGTGGTGCCGTTGCTCGGTGCCTGGCGTGGCGACCGTCTGTGGATGAGCCTCGCCCAGCCGGCGGCATGGGGCCAGTTCGCGTTCCTGGTGTTTGCCTTTGGCGCGCTGACTTACGCGTTCATGACCGACGATTTCTCGGTTGCCTACGTGGCGATGAACTCCAACAGCGCCTTGCCGTGGTACTACAAGTTCAGCGCGGTATGGGGCGCCCACGAAGGTTCGCTGTTGCTGTGGGCGTTGATCCTCGGTGGCTGGACCTTCGCCGTGTCGGTGTTCTCCCGTCAGTTGCCGCAAGTCATGCTCGCCCGGGTGCTGGCGGTGATGGGCATGATCAGCACCGGTTTCCTGTTGTTTCTGATCCTCACCTCCAACCCGTTCTCGCGGATCCTGCCGCAGATTCCGGCGGATGGTCGTGACCTCAATCCGCTGCTGCAAGACATCGGCCTGATTGTGCATCCGCCGATGCTCTACATGGGTTACGTCGGCTTCTCGGTGGCGTTCGCCTTCGCCATCGCTGCACTGCTGGGTGGTCGTCTCGACGCCGCGTGGGCACGCTGGTCGCGGCCGTGGACGATCGTCGCCTGGGCCTTCCTCGGCATCGGTATCACCCTCGGTTCGTGGTGGGCTTACTACGAACTCGGCTGGGGCGGCTGGTGGTTCTGGGACCCGGTGGAAAACGCCTCGTTCATGCCATGGCTGGTCGGCACCGCGTTGATTCACTCACTGGCGGTCACGGAAAAGCGTGGCGTGTTCAAGAGCTGGACGGTGTTGCTGGCGATTGCCGCGTTCTCGCTGAGCCTGCTCGGCACGTTCCTCGTGCGTTCCGGCGTGCTGACTTCGGTGCACGCGTTTGCCTCCGATCCTGAGCGCGGTGTGTTCATCCTGATCTTCCTGCTGTTCGTGGTCGGCGGTTCGCTGACGCTGTTTGCGTTGCGCGCACCCGTGGTCAAGAGCCAGGTCGGCTTCAACCTGTGGTCGCGGGAAACCCTGCTGCTGGGCAACAACCTGGTGCTGGTGGTGGCGGCGTCGATGATTCTGCTCGGCACACTCTATCCGCTGATTCTCGATGCCTTGAGCGGCGCCAAACTGTCGGTCGGCCCGCCGTACTTCAACGCGTTGTTCATCCCGTTGATGGCGTTGTTGATGCTGGTGATGGCGGTCGGCGTGATCGTGCGCTGGAAGGACACCCCGGTGAAGTGGCTGGCGAACATGCTGACCCCGGTGCTGCTCGGCAGCGTCGCATTGGCGGTGGTGGCCGGTATCGCTTACGGCGATTTCAACTGGGCGGTGATCGCGACGTTCCTGCTCGCCGCGTGGGTGTTGCTCGCCGGTGTGCGCGACATCTTCGACAAGACTCGCCACAAGGGCCTGATCAAAGGCCTGCCAACCCTGACCCGCAGCTACTGGGGCATGCAGATCGCTCACCTCGGCATCGCCGTATGCGCCCTCGGTGTGGTGCTGTCGAGTCAGAACAGTGCCGAACGCGACCTGCGTCTGGCGCCGGGCGAGTCGATGGATCTGGCCGGTTATCACTTCATCTTCGAAGGCGCCAAGCACTTCGAGGGGCCGAACTTCACCTCCGACAAGGGCACCATCCGGGTGATCCGCGACGGCAAGGAAGTCAGCGTGCTGCACCCGGAAAAACGCCTGTACACCGTGCAGAGTTCGATGATGACCGAGGCCGGGATCGACGCCGGTTTCACTCGCGATCTCTACGTTGCACTGGGCGAGCCGCTGGAAAACGGCGCGTGGGCGGTGCGGGTTCACGTCAAACCGTTCGTGCGCTGGATCTGGTTCGGCGGTCTGCTGACCGGTCTGGGCGGATTGCTGGCGGCGCTGGATCGGCGTTATCGAGTCAAGGTCAAAGCCAAGGTGCGTGAAGCCCTCGGCCTGCAAGGAGCGGCTGCATGAGACGTTGGTTAATGCTGGTACCCCTGGCGATTTTCCTGCTGGTGGCAGTGTTTCTGTATCGGGGTCTGTACCTCGATCCGGCGGAGCTGCCGTCGGCGATGATCAACAAGCCCTTCCCGGAATTCAGCCTGCCGAGCGTGCAGGGCGACAAGACCCTGACCAAGGCTGACATTCTCGGCAAACCGGCGCTGGTCAACGTCTGGGGCACCTGGTGCATTTCCTGCCGGGTCGAGCACCCGGTGCTGAACAAACTGGCCGAGCGCGGTGTGGTGATCTACGGCATCAACTACAAGGACACCAACGCCGATGCGTTGAAGTGGCTGGCCGAATTCCACAACCCGTACCTGCTGGATATCCGTGACGACGAAGGCTCGCTGGGCCTGAACCTCGGCGTGTACGGCGCGCCGGAAACCTTCTTCATCGACGCCAAGGGCATCATCCGCGACAAGTACGTCGGGGTGATCGACGAGCAGGTCTGGCGCGAAAAACTCGCGGCCAAGTATCAGGCGCTGGTCGATGAGGCCAAGCCATGAAGCGCTTTCTTGCTGCGGTGGTATTGGGCCTGAGTCTGGCCGGCGTGGCGCATGCCGCCATCGACACTTACGAGTTCGCCAAGGAAGGTGATCGCGAGCGTTTCCGCGAGTTGACCAAGGAACTGCGCTGCCCCAAGTGCCAGAACCAGGATATTGCCGACTCCAACGCGCCGATTGCCGCCGACCTGCGCAAAGAGATTTTCCGCATGCTCGGCGAGGGCAAAGACAATCAGCAGATCATCGATTTCATGGTCGATCGCTACGGTGATTTCGTCCGTTACAAACCGGCGCTCAATGCCAAGACTGCACTGCTGTGGTTCGGCCCGGCTGGCCTGTTGTTCGGCGGTCTGGTGGTGATCGCAGTGATCGTTCGCCGGCGCCGCGCACAGCGCACCGAGACCCCGCCATCGCTGTCCACCGAAGAGCGTCAGCGCCTCGACCAACTGTTGGATAAAAACCAAGAATGATTGATTTCTGGCTTGCCGCAGGGCTGTTGCTTCTGGTCGCCCTGAGTTTTCTGCTGATTCCGGTTTTGCGTGGCCGTCGCGCCCAGCGTGAAGAGGATCGAACTGCCCTGAACGTGGCGCTGTATCAGGAGCGCGTGGCCGAGCTGCAAGCGCAGCAGGCTGAAGGCGTACTCGATGCGGCGCAAATGGACAGCGGCCGTGCCGAAGCGGCGCGTGAGCTGCTCGCCGATACCGAAGGCGTTGCCGCACCGCGTGTGTCGAAACTGGGCAAGCCGTTGCCGCTGCTGGCAGCGGTGCTGGTGCCGGTATTGGGGCTGGGGCTGTATCTGCATTTCGGTGCTGCCGACAAAGTCGAGCTGACCCGCGAATTCGCCCAGGCGCCGCAGTCGATGGAAGAGATGACCCGACGGCTGGAGCGTGCTGTTGCGGCGCAGCCGGATTCGGCGGAAGGCCTGTACTTCCTCGGGCGCACCTACATGGCCCAGGAACGTCCGGCGGATGCGGCGAAGATGTTCGAGCGCGCCGCCAACCTGGCCGGTCGCCAGCCGGAGCTGCTCGGCCAGTGGGCGCAGGCGCAATACTTTGCTGACGGCAAGAAGTGGTCGGACAAGATCCAGGCCCTGACCGATGAAGCGCTGAAAGCCGATCCGAAAGAAGTCACCAGCCTCGGTCTGCTCGGCATCGCCGCGTTCGAGGGTGAGCGTTATCAGCAGGCAATCGACTACTGGAGCCGCCTGCTGGCGCAACTGCCGGCGGACGACAACTCCCGTGCTGCGCTGCAAGGCGGGATCGAGCGCGCCACCGAGCGCCTGCAAGCCAGCGGCGGTAAAGTCGCCGCCACGCCGGCTGCCAAGGTTGCCGCACTGCTCAAGGTGCGCGTCGATCTGGCCAGCGAACTCAAAGGCAAGGTGCAACCGGGCGACAGCGTGTTCATCTTCGCCCGCGCCGTTTCCGGCCCACCGGCACCGCTGGCGGCCAAGCGTCTGACCGTGGCGGATCTGCCGGTGACCGTCGAACTGGGCGATGCCGATGCGATGATGCCGCAGTTGAAACTGTCGAACTTTCCTGAAGTCCAACTGGTTGCGCGCATTTCCCGAGCCGGTCAACCGACCGCCGGGGAGTGGGTGGGTCGCAGCGGCCCGCTGGCCAGCAACACCACCGCGCCGCAAACACTGACCATCGACAGCCCGGACCAATAACCACCGGCACCCACAGGAAAGCACCGCCATGCACAGTCTCGCCCGAATCGCAGTCATCACCATGGCCCTGGGCATGAGCGCCTGTGCGGTGCACCGACCGGAACCGACCACCAGCCTGCCACCGATCCCGCCGTCGCAACCAAGCCCGACCCCGTCGACCGCGCCGACTCCGGGCAAAAGCATCCCGGCCAAACCGTCCAAGCCAGTCCCACGCACCTCAGCCAGCTTCGCCCCGCCACCGGGTGGCAACAGCCACTGGGATCAGCAACTCGGGGTCTATGTCCTCGACGATCAGCCCAACACCTTCTACCGCCAGCGCACCTACTTCCGCTGGAACAACGGCTGGAGCCGCTCGATCAGCCCCAACGGCCCCTGGGAAGACACCGGTATCCACGGTGTGCCGCCGGGGTTGGGCAAACAGTTCGGGCAGTGATGAAAAAACGGCGATCTTTGGATCGCCGTTTTTTATATGTTGTCCGGCAGTATGGATGACCCTGTAGGAGCTGGCGAAGCCTGCGATCTTTTGATTAGCTGTTTTTCACAATCCGCTGGTCAACAACTCCTGCACATAATCCACAAACGCCCGCGCCTTCGCACTGACCATCCGCCCCGTGGGAAACACTGCCCACAGGTCCTGATCCGGCAATCCCCAATCGCTCATCACCGCCCTGACCGCACCGCTTGCCAGCTCCGGGGCGAACATCCATTGCGAGGCGATGGCCAGGCCCTGATCGGCCAGCACGGCTGCGCGCAAACCCTCGGCGGCGCTGACACGCAGGCGGCCGGTCAGGTTTTGCGTCTGCTGTTCGCGGCCTTGGGTGAAGGTCCAGGTGGCACCGCCGCTGAGGTTGTAGACGATGCCTTGGTGCTGATTCAAATCGGCAGGGCAGCTCGGCTCGCCGTGGCGGGAGAAGTAGGCCGGGGTGCCGAGCACCACGCGGCGGCAGTCGGCGATCTTGCGCGCGGTGAGGCTGGAGTCGCTGAGCGGGCCCATGCGCAGGGCGACGTCGATGCCTTCTTCGACCAGATTGATGTTGCGGTCATCGAGCATCAGGTCGATGTTCAATTGCGGATGCTGCTCGAGAAACGGCCCCAACTGCGGCACGACGTGCAGGCGTCCGAAAGTCACGGCAGCGCTGATCCGCAAGTTGCCGCTTAAACCGCTGGCGCTGCCACGGGCGGCGTTATCGGCTTCGTTGGCTTCGTCGATGGCGCGTCTGGCCCGTTCGAAAAACGCCAGCCCCGCCTCGGTCGGCGTCAGGCCGCGAGTCGAGCGCAGCAGCAGGCTGATCGCCAGGCGTTTTTCCAGTTGAGCGATGGTTTTCGACACGGCGGGCTGGCCGATATTCAACCGTCGGGCGGCGGCGGAAAACGAGCCGGTTTCGACCACGTAGACGAAGGTTTCCATGGCGGCGAGGCGGTCCATCAGTCTTCCTGCAAATCTGAAAGTTGTCGTAGTCCCCTTGTGGGAGCGGGCTTGCTCGCGAAAGCGGTCTGACATTCAGCACATGTATTGGCTGATCCAACGCCTTCGCGAGCAAGCCCGCTCCCACAGGGAATAGGGTGCTGAGTGTAATCCGCGTCCATTCAATCACATGCTGTAAAACAACCGAACGTCGTTCTGCAGATTTATGTGCTTGAGTAAAGATAACTCTAGAGTTACTTTTATTCGGCCGGAGCAAGGAGGCGGTAGGTGCAAAGCAGGCTATTGATCAAGGAGCTGGAGGAGGCAGGCTGGACGCTGGATCGAGTCACCGGCAGTCATCACATCTTCACTCACCGTTACAACCCTTACACCATTCCCGTTCCCCACCCGAAAAAGGATTTACCGTTGGGGACGGTCAAAAGCATCAGGAGGCGTGCCGGGTTGCACCACCCGCCAGCCAGCAACAAGGGAGATCCATAATGCAATATCCGATCTGCATCGAATGGGGTGACGACAACACCGCCATCGGTATTCAGATACCTGACATTCCCGGCGCCGTCACGGCTGGGGATACCTTCGAGGACGCCTACAACGCAGCCGTTGAAATTGCTCACATCATGCTGCAGGAGATAGCGGCGGACGGGGAATCGATTCCCATGCCGACGTCGGCAGCGGCCCATCGCAATAATCCGGAGTTTGCCGATATGGGCTGGGGGATGCTCGAGCTGGATATCTCGCCGTACATGGGCAAGACCGAGAAGGTCAACGTGACGTTGCCAGGTTATGTGATCCAGCGCATCGATCGTTATGTGCGTGAACACAATGTCAAAAGCCGCTCTTCGTTTCTGGCGGATGCGGCGATGGAGAAACTGGTTCGCTATTAAGCGTCATCGCTCCCTCAGGCCCATTGAGCAACCTGTGGGAGCGAGCCTGGATGCCTACGCCGTTGCCAAAGAACCACGCTGCGACGCACTCAGGAACCGCAACAACGCCAGCAGCGGGAACGCGCTACCGACAATCACGATCCACAGCCAGCCGCCATGCTCATACACCGCACTGGCCACCGACGAGCCGAAGGCGCCGCCGATGAAGATGCTGGTCATGTACAAAGCGTTCAGGCGACCGCGGCTTTTGGCATCGAGTGAGTACACCGCGCGCTGGCCGAGGACCATGTTCATCTGTACGCAGAAATCCAGTACCACGCCGGTCACGGCCAGGCCGATCACGCTGTAGGCCGGGTGGATGAAGGCGGGCAGGAAGCTCAGGCTGGCGAACAGCATGGCCAGCAGCGAAGCGATGCGGGTGTGGCCGGCGTCAGCCAGGCGTCCACTGATCGGCGCGGCGATGGCACCGATGGCGCCGACCAGGGCGAAGATCGCGATTTCGCTTTGCGACAGGCCATGGTTGCGCGCCAGTTCCAGCGGCACCGCGGTCCAGAACAGGCTGAACGTGGCGAACATGCAGCCTTGATAAAACGCCCGCTGACGCAGCACCGGTTGCTGGCGCAGCAGCGTCCACAGCGAGCCGATCAACTGGCCATACGTGGCGCTGTGATCCGGTTGGCGCTTGGGCACGGTCAGTGCCAGCACCACGCTGATCGCTGCCATCAACGCCGCAGCAATCATGAACATCGCGCGCCAGCCGAAATGGTCAGCCACCACACTCGACACCGGTCGCGCCAGCAGGATGCCCAGCAACAAGCCGCCCATGATCCCGCCGACTACCCGGCCACGGGACTCCTCCGGCGCCAGGTGCGCAGCCAGCGGAATCAGGATCTGTACCGACACCGAGCTGAAGCCCACCAGCAACGAGATCAGCAGGAACACGTTGGGCTGACTGGTGAACGCCGCGCCGAGCAGGCTGGCAATCGCCACCACCGTGGTGATGATCATCAACCGGCGGTTTTCCAGCAGGTCGCCCAGCGGCACCAGGAAGAACAGGCCCAGCGCATAACCGATCTGCGTCAGCGAGACGATGAAGCTGGCCATGGTGTCGGAGAGGCCGATGTCTGGCGCGATCAGGCCGATGATTGGCTGTGCGTAGTAGATGTTGGCGACGATGGCGCCGCAGCAGAAGGCGAACAGCAGCACCATGCCTCGGGTCATTGCGTGAGTTGTGGCGTTCATAAGGTTTCTCGATCCAGCGAAAGGGAATGCGGTGAGGCTAAGGGACGTACCGAAGCGGCGGTAGAAGCCTTCGATCGATATCAGTTATTCCGTTGCGGAATGATTGGCTTCCAACAGGGTGTCGTCCATCGGCGAACCTTGCGTCCGGCCGGGGAGGGTCGATGATACATTCACTTACATGTTCTTCGATAGCGTGCTTATGTTTACTTCTGCGCTATTACTGTTCATCAACGGAGGATTGCCATGTTGCGTCAGCTGCTGCGTCACACCACCACGATTGCCTTGCTTGGCCTGCTCAGTGCCACTGCGGTGCAGGCCGCCGATGCCCCGGGTACGCGTCTCGGCGTGCGCGGCGAGATCACCGGGGTCGGCGCCGACTCGCTGAAAGTCCACGTCAACAGCGGCGAGAATGTAGTGGTCCGGTTGAACCCGGACACCAGGATTCGCGCCGTCACCCTGGCCAATATCGAGGACATCAAACCCGGCAGCTACATCGGCTCGGCCGCCATGCCCCAGGAGGACGGAACCCTGAAGGCGCTCGAAGTGCATGTGTTCCCGCCGGAACTGGCCGGCAGCGGCGACGGCCATCGGCCATTCGACCTGGCCAAAGGCAGCAGCATGACCAATGGCAGCGTCGGTGATCTGGTGGTCAGCAATGGCCGCGTGCTGACGGTCAATTACAAGGGCGGACAGCAGAAGATCCTGGTGCCGGAGGACGTGCCGATCGTCAACCTGACGCCGGGGGATCGCAGCTTGCTCAAGGTCGGGGTGAAGATTGTCAGCTTCGTGACCCAGGACGCAGACGGCACGTTGACGGCGCAATCGATTTCCGCCGGCAAGGATGGCGTCACGCCGCCGATGTAACTGGCTGACAAACAATTCCCTGTGGGAGC comes from the Pseudomonas sp. RSB 5.4 genome and includes:
- a CDS encoding EscU/YscU/HrcU family type III secretion system export apparatus switch protein — its product is MNDSTAPRQAIALKYDGNHAPTLTAKGDEELAEEILRIARDCEVPIYENAELVRLLARMELGDSIPEELYRTIAEIIAFAWNLKGKFPEGQDPDAPMVEKDVTERGDDY
- a CDS encoding flagellar hook-length control protein FliK, whose product is MTGEMNILPLPPTTPANTRPLVMSGELLKLLTPVEGLIGAGQSAQAEVLSLKQADQTFQLLLKVTVDGGRQTTVQATSTLPLPTGTNLAVTQPSAGNLAITVQQAIASSVAALTRIDTAQLPVGTLLQGKVLTSQTLPQVPGQPTVYRSLVSLLNTAQSGATLDIDSPTPLRIGTLLSALVEDSQTLKFVPLSSRQEQLAVSQQLLGQQSRQGSLDGLLNALQNLPADDDQTSQDLRTAVTRLLANLPDVQQMSTAKGVALALAGSGAFLEAKLLTGQNPALAPDMKADLLKLIAQLSPGAPGNASFNAIIAANTLAQALPSFVRNALGTLGQVSAKPLPSSFPLPDRLLQSLDGEGDLEHLLRLAAAAVSRLQSHQLSSLEQTGVTDDGRLLSTWQLEIPMRNLQDIVPLQVKFQREEAPEREPQPNERRDEREPKQQLWRVDLAFDMEPLGPMQIQAQLIAGSLSSQLWAERPYTADLIETNLFALRQRLLDRGLNVGDLDCHLGTPPQGNHTRLEHRWVDETA
- the ccmA gene encoding cytochrome c biogenesis heme-transporting ATPase CcmA encodes the protein MTSPVLQTVALACERDLRLLFENLELRLASGDMVQISGPNGSGKTSLLRLLSGLMQPTSGQVLLNGQPLTAQPSELARNLLWIGHAAGIKDLLTPEENLSWLCALHRPAEREAIWQALAAVGLRGFEDVPCHTLSAGQQRRVALARLYLDSPPLWILDEPFTALDKQGVAQLEEHLAGHCERGGLVVLTTHHTLSRMPAGYRDIDLGNWAV
- the ccmB gene encoding heme exporter protein CcmB; its protein translation is MSVFGLLVARESRLLFRRPAELANPLIFFAIVIALFPLAVGPETQVLQNLSPGLVWVAALLSVLLSLDGLFRSDFEDGSLEQWVLSPHPLPLLVLAKVLAHWLFSGLALVLLSPLLALMLGLPVACLPVLLLSLLLGTPVLSLLGAVGAALTVGLKRGGLLLALLILPLYIPVLILGSGALQAALQGMPATGYLLWLGSLTALAITLTPFAIAAGLKISVGE
- a CDS encoding heme ABC transporter permease → MNWTWFHKLGSPKWFYGISSRFLPWLSIAALLLISVGVVWGLAFAPPDYQQGNSFRIIYIHVPAAMLAQSIYVMLAVCGVVGLVWKMKLADVALQCAAPIGAWMTAVALVTGAIWGKPTWGSWWVWDARLTSMLILLFLYFGVIALGNAISNRDSAAKACAVLAIVGVINIPIIKYSVEWWNTLHQGATFTLTEKPAMPAEMWLPLLLTVLGFYCFFGAVLLLRMRLEVLKREARASWVKEEVQNSLEAAR
- the ccmD gene encoding heme exporter protein CcmD — encoded protein: MSFASFGDFLAMGHHGLYVWSAYGICLAVLILNVVAPIAARKRYLQQEARRLRRENGK
- the ccmE gene encoding cytochrome c maturation protein CcmE; the encoded protein is MNPLRKKRLIIILAILVGVGAAVGLALSALQENINLFYTPTQIANGEAPHDTRIRAGGMVEKGSLQRSPDSLDVKFIVTDFNKSVTITYRGILPDLFREGQGIVALGKLNADGVVVADEVLAKHDEKYMPPEVTKALKDSGQSAPTQAKEG